One Ranitomeya imitator isolate aRanImi1 chromosome 1, aRanImi1.pri, whole genome shotgun sequence DNA window includes the following coding sequences:
- the LOC138649381 gene encoding gap junction beta-1 protein-like gives MAMSPEVFQEVETTTCLLSGVSSIASKISRAILSVLLFIRIGILLLGCKTVWLDEEKDFLCNSTRLLCLPSCFDEFSPISSFNLFSLQMVALLTHSLCVACFARSTFQARDSWLHAQLRRKNVQLNLHFIGLISRILIEVLFILTYYKITEGFVHRRTIHCQSTLCEKFVICTDVNSTVKNIFSLCLCAASGISAMICWWELFASLPFMQYMSNSPTAQVPHKKQRF, from the coding sequence ATGGCCATGTCACCTGAGGTATTTCAGGAGGTAGAAACCACTACTTGCCTCCTGAGTGGAGTGTCCTCAATCGCATCGAAGATAAGTCGGGCAATTTTATCAGTACTTTTATTCATTCGCATTGGAATTTTGCTTCTTGGATGTAAAACAGTATGGCTGGACGAAGAGAAAGATTTTCTTTGCAACTCTACAAGGTTACTCTGCCTGCCAAGCTGCTTTGATGAGTTCTCTCCTATCTCCTCCTTCAACCTTTTCTCATTACAAATGGTAGCTCTGCTCACACACTCGCTATGTGTGGCGTGCTTTGCCCGTTCTACCTTTCAGGCACGGGACAGCTGGTTACACGCCCAACTTAGAAGAAAGAACGTACAGCTCAACCTTCATTTTATTGGACTGATAAGTAGAATTCTTATTGAGGTCCTCTTCATTCTAACATATTATAAAATAACAGAAGGCTTTGTACACCGGAGGACAATTCATTGCCAGTCTACACTTTGTGAAAAATTCGTTATATGTACAGACGTAAATTCAACTGTGAAGAATATCTTTAGCTTGTGTCTCTGTGCAGCATCTGGCATCAGCGCCATGATCTGCTGGTGGGAGTTATTTGCCAGTTTACCATTCATGCAGTATATGAGCAATTCGCCAACCGCTCAGGTGCCACATAAAAAGCAGCGCTTCTAG